One region of Streptomyces capillispiralis genomic DNA includes:
- a CDS encoding S8 family serine peptidase, whose protein sequence is MRAPARGAARVLSGAGLAAALLLPTAATVQAAPPVRPPAADGKGQELPGMPSALDPDAEETACTPASGEKAKKQDWSRQRLDLDRLHGHGTGAGVTVALIGTGVDPGAAGLEDRVTAAGAAADDCVGNGTFLAGLIAGSGGDTPRLAGLAPDAEILALRGTDERGQPSAELVTAALNEATGAGASVIAVAVALPDRDEALTEAVAEARREGAVVVAAATPDPPRTGTDEIPSRTYWPAGEPGVLSVADMLPNGARPDSALPTTGIDLAAPGAGVVSGGPRGDGHYLGAGASVATAYAAGAAAVVRAARPDDSADAVARRLTATAYPADIPQLDPYAAVTTVLGEPGGSAGAERAADPVTVRDTSAADRAADRATVFVVLGSAAVLAVLWAAFVLPRARARGWRPADGTAGD, encoded by the coding sequence ATGAGGGCGCCCGCCCGCGGGGCCGCCCGCGTCCTGTCCGGCGCCGGTCTGGCCGCCGCCCTGCTGCTGCCCACGGCCGCCACGGTCCAGGCGGCACCCCCCGTACGCCCGCCGGCGGCCGACGGCAAGGGACAGGAACTGCCCGGCATGCCCTCCGCGCTCGACCCGGACGCCGAGGAGACGGCCTGCACCCCCGCTTCCGGCGAGAAGGCGAAGAAGCAGGACTGGTCGCGCCAGCGCCTGGACCTGGACCGGCTGCACGGACACGGCACCGGCGCGGGCGTGACCGTCGCCCTCATCGGCACCGGGGTCGACCCCGGCGCGGCCGGTCTGGAGGACCGGGTCACCGCCGCGGGCGCCGCCGCCGACGACTGCGTGGGCAACGGCACGTTCCTGGCCGGGCTGATCGCCGGGAGCGGCGGGGACACCCCGCGCCTGGCCGGACTCGCCCCGGACGCCGAGATCCTGGCGCTGCGCGGCACCGACGAGCGCGGGCAGCCGAGCGCCGAGCTGGTCACGGCTGCGCTGAACGAGGCGACCGGGGCCGGTGCCTCGGTGATCGCCGTCGCGGTGGCCCTGCCGGACCGGGACGAGGCGCTGACCGAAGCGGTCGCCGAGGCCCGCCGCGAGGGCGCCGTGGTGGTCGCCGCGGCCACCCCGGACCCGCCCCGCACGGGCACCGACGAGATCCCCTCCCGCACCTACTGGCCGGCCGGAGAGCCGGGTGTCCTCTCGGTCGCCGACATGCTGCCCAATGGTGCCCGCCCGGACAGCGCCCTGCCCACCACCGGCATCGACCTGGCCGCGCCCGGCGCCGGGGTGGTCTCCGGCGGCCCGCGCGGCGACGGCCACTACCTCGGCGCCGGCGCCTCGGTGGCCACCGCCTACGCCGCCGGTGCCGCCGCGGTGGTCCGCGCCGCCCGCCCCGACGACTCCGCGGACGCCGTCGCGCGCCGGCTGACCGCCACCGCCTATCCCGCCGACATCCCCCAGCTCGACCCGTACGCCGCCGTCACCACGGTGCTCGGCGAGCCGGGCGGGTCCGCCGGGGCCGAGCGGGCCGCGGACCCCGTGACCGTCCGCGACACCTCCGCCGCCGACCGGGCGGCCGACCGCGCGACCGTCTTCGTCGTCCTCGGCTCCGCCGCCGTCCTCGCCGTCCTGTGGGCCGCCTTCGTCCTGCCCCGGGCCCGCGCCCGCGGCTGGCGTCCGGCGGACGGCACCGCGGGGGACTGA
- the eccCa gene encoding type VII secretion protein EccCa — protein sequence MPDGQLTLQEPPVLAETVPDTSAIWTYLPMALMSVSMMLMFLRPGGGNGVFMYLAMGVMALSAGAMLLGQLMRRSSERKQRLKGERRDYLRYLTQTRKRVRTTIAEQQRALAWRHPEPASLRSLARTSRLWERRPADEDFGEVRLAVGEQQLALTLNPVSTRPVEDLEPLCAHALRRFIRAYSTIPDQPLGLYLRSSARVQLRPEDDAADESAEPGAAPLGENGETEGGDDAVRALVRAMIGQLAVFHAPEELWIVLCVSDERRPDWEWVKWLPHALHPHEEDGAGQVRRITADLTELDDLLGAEFAERPGFDPDARPARDEPYTVVVLDGVTVPEGHRWEGHGYRNALALDVSGALRWRPGRNTLRLTVGPDQVSLVRTDRSRKERSVALGRPDRLGPLGAEALARLLTPRRISLATDIAQPLDTDVELTTLLGIPDLHRHDARALFARNTGSARLRVPIAVGVDGRPVELDIKESAQGGMGPHGMLIGATGSGKSELLRTLVLGLALTNSSETLNFILVDFKGGATFLGLEELPHTSAVITNLADEVALVERMQDALHGELIRRQELLRAAGNYTSALEYERARAAGTDLAPLPSLFVVVDEFSELLSAHREFMDLFVMIGRLGRSLGVHLLLASQRLDEGRMHQLESHLSYRIGLRTFSAMESRGVLGVPDAYQLPAQPGSGYLKSGVESLTRFRAAYSSGTYRRRTGAVVQARVASQVVPWTSGWVVPRTLEAAPEPEPETEETGDEETLLDVALDRLRESGPAAHQVWLPPLDEPSPLDALLPGIAPDPERGLSAAGWPGTGRLRVPVGLVDKPFEQRRDPLVVDLSGAGGHVAIAGGSQSGKSTLARTLITALALTHTPAEIQFFCLDFGGGGLSQLAGLPHVGGVAARLNPERVHRAVAEVMTLLARREQFFVDHTLDSMQSYRRRRAAGEFPDEPFGDVFMVVDGWSTVRQDYDDLIPKFNELAARGLNYGIHLVITTTRWVELSAQVRDQAATRLELRMGDPMDSEIDTRKARSVPRSGGRGITADSKMHFLAGLPRLDGSGSLEDLGEGVAHLVSEVSRHWSGPAAPQVRMLPHRLPLADLPAPEPTEGGGMRLALGIDQDALEPVWHDFSRTPHLIVVGDTESGKTNLLRRITQGITARYAPHEAKIIAVDYRRTLVEAIPEEYRIGHVISLDNLQETIDGAARAMKTRVPGADIAPARMRQCDWWTGPRLFILVDDYDMVSGNSFQSPFEPLFEYLTLGFETGVHLVVARSAMGAGRGLSDALIRRLDEANNPAVLLSCPPTEGRLFGDAKPINLPPGRAQHIARRRARLMQTALVEESRGS from the coding sequence TGACCCTCCAGGAGCCGCCGGTCCTCGCCGAGACGGTGCCGGACACCTCGGCGATATGGACGTATTTGCCGATGGCGCTGATGTCGGTGTCGATGATGCTGATGTTCCTGCGCCCCGGCGGCGGGAACGGCGTCTTCATGTATCTGGCGATGGGCGTCATGGCGCTCTCCGCCGGTGCCATGCTGCTGGGGCAGCTGATGCGCCGCTCCAGCGAGCGCAAGCAGCGGCTGAAGGGCGAACGCCGTGACTACCTCCGCTATCTGACGCAGACCCGCAAGCGGGTCCGGACGACCATCGCCGAGCAGCAGCGGGCGCTCGCCTGGCGGCACCCCGAGCCCGCCTCGCTGCGCTCCCTGGCCCGCACCTCGCGGCTGTGGGAGCGCCGCCCGGCCGACGAGGACTTCGGCGAGGTCCGGCTCGCGGTCGGTGAGCAGCAGCTCGCGCTCACCCTGAACCCGGTCTCCACCCGCCCGGTGGAGGACCTGGAGCCGCTCTGCGCGCACGCCCTGCGCCGCTTCATCCGCGCCTACTCCACCATCCCCGACCAGCCCCTCGGCCTCTACCTGCGCTCCTCGGCGCGGGTGCAGCTGCGCCCGGAGGACGACGCCGCCGACGAGTCCGCCGAGCCGGGCGCCGCGCCCCTCGGCGAGAACGGCGAGACGGAGGGCGGCGACGACGCGGTACGCGCCCTGGTGCGCGCCATGATCGGCCAGCTCGCGGTGTTCCACGCCCCCGAGGAGCTGTGGATCGTCCTGTGCGTCAGTGACGAGCGGCGGCCCGACTGGGAGTGGGTCAAGTGGCTGCCGCACGCCCTCCACCCGCACGAGGAGGACGGCGCCGGCCAGGTCCGCCGGATCACCGCGGACCTCACCGAGCTGGACGACCTGCTCGGCGCCGAGTTCGCCGAGCGGCCCGGTTTCGACCCGGACGCGCGTCCCGCCCGCGACGAGCCGTACACGGTCGTCGTCCTGGACGGCGTCACCGTTCCCGAGGGGCACCGCTGGGAGGGCCACGGCTACCGCAACGCCCTGGCCCTGGACGTCTCCGGGGCGCTGCGCTGGCGGCCCGGCCGCAACACGCTGCGGCTGACCGTCGGTCCCGACCAGGTGAGCCTGGTGCGCACCGACCGCAGCCGCAAGGAGCGTTCGGTGGCGCTCGGCCGGCCGGACCGGCTCGGCCCGCTCGGCGCGGAGGCGCTGGCGCGGCTGCTCACGCCCCGCCGGATCAGCCTGGCCACCGACATCGCGCAGCCGCTGGACACCGACGTCGAGCTGACCACCCTGCTCGGCATACCCGACCTGCACCGGCACGACGCGCGCGCCCTGTTCGCGAGGAACACCGGCTCCGCCCGGCTGCGGGTGCCGATCGCGGTCGGCGTGGACGGCCGTCCGGTGGAACTCGACATCAAGGAGTCCGCGCAGGGCGGCATGGGCCCGCACGGCATGCTCATCGGCGCCACCGGCTCCGGCAAGAGCGAGCTGCTGCGGACCCTGGTCCTCGGTCTCGCCCTGACCAACTCCTCCGAGACGCTCAACTTCATCCTGGTCGACTTCAAGGGCGGCGCCACCTTCCTCGGCCTGGAGGAGCTGCCGCACACCTCCGCCGTCATCACCAACCTCGCCGACGAGGTCGCCCTGGTGGAGCGCATGCAGGACGCCCTGCACGGTGAGCTCATCCGCCGCCAGGAGCTGCTGCGCGCGGCCGGCAACTACACCTCCGCCCTGGAGTACGAGCGGGCCCGCGCCGCCGGTACCGACCTGGCGCCGCTGCCCAGCCTGTTCGTGGTGGTCGACGAGTTCAGCGAACTGCTGTCCGCGCACCGCGAGTTCATGGACCTGTTCGTGATGATCGGCCGCCTCGGCCGCTCCCTCGGCGTGCATCTGCTGCTGGCCTCGCAGCGCCTGGACGAGGGCCGCATGCACCAGCTGGAGAGCCATCTGTCGTACCGCATCGGCCTGCGGACCTTCTCCGCGATGGAGAGCCGCGGTGTGCTCGGCGTGCCGGACGCCTACCAGCTGCCCGCCCAGCCCGGCAGCGGCTATCTGAAGTCCGGGGTGGAGTCCCTGACCCGGTTCCGCGCCGCCTACTCCTCCGGTACGTACCGGCGCCGCACCGGCGCCGTGGTGCAGGCCCGGGTGGCCTCCCAGGTGGTGCCGTGGACCAGCGGCTGGGTGGTGCCGCGCACGCTGGAGGCGGCTCCCGAGCCGGAGCCGGAGACGGAGGAGACCGGCGACGAGGAGACCCTGCTCGACGTGGCCCTGGACCGGCTGCGCGAGTCCGGGCCCGCCGCCCACCAGGTGTGGCTGCCGCCGCTGGACGAGCCCTCCCCGCTGGACGCCCTGCTGCCCGGTATCGCCCCCGACCCCGAGCGCGGCCTCAGTGCCGCCGGCTGGCCCGGGACGGGCCGGCTGCGGGTGCCGGTCGGCCTGGTCGACAAGCCCTTCGAGCAGCGCCGCGACCCGCTGGTCGTGGACCTGTCCGGGGCGGGCGGTCACGTGGCCATCGCGGGCGGCTCGCAGAGCGGCAAGTCGACCCTCGCCCGCACCCTGATCACCGCCCTCGCGCTCACCCACACCCCCGCCGAGATCCAGTTCTTCTGCCTCGACTTCGGTGGCGGCGGCCTGTCCCAGCTGGCCGGGCTGCCGCACGTCGGCGGTGTCGCGGCGCGGCTCAACCCGGAGCGGGTGCACCGGGCCGTCGCCGAGGTGATGACGCTGCTGGCCCGCCGCGAGCAGTTCTTCGTGGACCACACCCTGGACTCCATGCAGTCCTACCGCCGTCGGCGGGCCGCCGGGGAGTTCCCCGACGAGCCGTTCGGCGACGTGTTCATGGTGGTCGACGGCTGGTCCACGGTCCGCCAGGACTACGACGACCTGATCCCGAAGTTCAACGAACTCGCCGCCCGCGGCCTCAACTACGGCATCCACCTGGTGATCACCACCACCCGGTGGGTGGAGCTGTCCGCGCAGGTCCGTGACCAGGCCGCCACCCGCCTGGAGCTGCGGATGGGTGACCCGATGGACTCCGAGATCGACACCCGCAAGGCCCGCTCGGTGCCGCGCAGCGGCGGCCGCGGCATCACCGCCGACAGCAAGATGCACTTCCTCGCCGGTCTGCCCCGCCTGGACGGCAGCGGGTCCCTGGAGGACCTCGGCGAGGGCGTCGCCCACCTGGTCTCCGAGGTGTCCCGGCACTGGTCCGGCCCGGCCGCCCCGCAGGTGCGGATGCTGCCGCACCGGCTCCCGCTGGCCGACCTGCCCGCGCCGGAGCCGACCGAGGGCGGCGGCATGCGCCTCGCGCTCGGCATCGACCAGGACGCGCTGGAACCGGTCTGGCACGACTTCAGCCGCACCCCGCACCTGATCGTGGTCGGTGACACCGAGAGCGGCAAGACCAACCTGCTGCGCCGCATCACCCAGGGCATCACCGCCCGTTACGCCCCCCACGAGGCGAAGATCATCGCGGTGGACTACCGCCGCACGCTGGTGGAGGCCATCCCGGAGGAGTACCGCATCGGGCACGTGATCTCCCTGGACAACCTCCAGGAGACCATCGACGGCGCGGCCCGCGCGATGAAGACCCGGGTGCCGGGCGCGGACATCGCCCCCGCCCGGATGCGCCAGTGCGACTGGTGGACGGGCCCGCGCCTGTTCATCCTGGTCGACGACTACGACATGGTCTCCGGGAACTCCTTCCAGAGCCCCTTCGAGCCGCTCTTCGAGTACCTGACGCTCGGTTTCGAGACCGGTGTGCACCTGGTGGTCGCCCGCAGTGCCATGGGCGCCGGGCGCGGTCTGAGCGACGCGCTCATCCGCCGCCTCGACGAGGCCAACAACCCCGCCGTGCTGCTGTCCTGCCCGCCCACCGAGGGCCGTCTGTTCGGCGACGCCAAGCCGATCAACCTGCCTCCGGGCCGGGCGCAGCACATCGCCCGCCGCCGGGCGCGGCTGATGCAGACGGCGCTGGTGGAGGAGAGCCGGGGAAGCTGA
- a CDS encoding type VII secretion system-associated protein, with product MRPGERQEGRHGDVFAAPDGPGPAPAAGPPASEPPATGSVDTPDIPEAVREAARRAPGHWIGVVDPEWTDRRTPPEWAVLGEWQSDEDGGVGDYRPNPAYRPSARMLGWPEPTDPVDAAAQRAATGYGSVDEALAALAGAEVTVVRGPDGGPLTAAGRDGAPVALLFTSPAHAFMSPALRHDTLPARELARSLSGSGALLMVNAGAAAPLVVPADSLPGAGHETAPAADATAQEGSGAPSGTADRTGPAAEVPTAGPAGSSPEFSPHTAGRTP from the coding sequence ATGCGGCCCGGAGAACGACAAGAGGGCAGGCATGGCGACGTGTTCGCGGCGCCTGACGGTCCGGGCCCCGCCCCCGCTGCCGGACCCCCCGCGTCCGAGCCGCCCGCCACCGGCTCCGTCGACACCCCCGACATACCCGAGGCCGTGCGGGAAGCCGCGCGCAGGGCGCCGGGGCACTGGATCGGCGTGGTGGACCCGGAGTGGACCGACCGGCGGACGCCGCCGGAGTGGGCCGTGCTCGGGGAGTGGCAGTCCGACGAGGACGGCGGCGTGGGCGACTACCGCCCCAACCCGGCCTACCGGCCCTCCGCCCGGATGCTCGGCTGGCCGGAACCCACCGACCCGGTCGACGCCGCGGCACAGCGCGCCGCCACCGGCTACGGCTCGGTGGACGAGGCGCTCGCCGCGCTCGCCGGGGCGGAGGTCACGGTGGTGCGCGGACCGGACGGCGGGCCGCTCACCGCCGCCGGGCGGGACGGGGCGCCGGTGGCGCTGTTGTTCACCTCCCCGGCACACGCGTTCATGTCCCCGGCACTTCGGCATGACACACTTCCCGCTCGGGAGCTGGCCCGTTCACTGAGCGGTTCGGGCGCCCTGCTGATGGTCAACGCCGGTGCCGCGGCCCCCCTGGTCGTCCCGGCGGACAGTCTCCCCGGCGCCGGTCACGAGACCGCGCCCGCGGCGGACGCCACGGCACAGGAGGGTTCCGGCGCGCCCTCCGGTACGGCGGACCGTACCGGCCCGGCGGCCGAGGTCCCCACCGCCGGCCCCGCCGGCAGCTCTCCTGAATTCTCGCCCCACACCGCAGGGAGGACCCCGTGA
- a CDS encoding right-handed parallel beta-helix repeat-containing protein, translated as MSRQVLTVGPGDRDRYRTIGEALAAARTGALISVRPGTYAENLVINTRVTLTAAEGRGTVEIRPRTGSVLALRADAVMLSELTLRGGDAELPAVDVRRGQAAFDGCEVVGAAWTAMLAGGTGSLALRDCRVSNPQGAGIVVTSNTPTTVESCTLEHLGTSGLVLAEQGEASMRGCTVRDARGNGLLANGDSRGSVEDCDVSSTDKPSIALEQNCSLTVVRTVVHDTGTGVHLSSSGRTTLEDVRVTGASANGITLAQGTDPVLRRCRVSRTRGHGILVTDRARGTFEDCWIDGAQGAALRVAGAASPALTGLTVRDCDDTGLLLEEDSAPELDRLEVIGGSPAVLVRGGANPLLRRARLVEPSGDGIAATKDARGRAEDCEIVRPNGVGVRVGSGSTLYLAGGGVSDTATNGLVVEDGGNVTVRDFRVEISGEDGVVVAAGGELTANRTAVHAPQGHGYLLHEGALASLSGCEATGGAQDGFRVESTAPVSLVNCLARENAGGGLVQTAPGERLAVEGLNSTGNGKRDAWGSGSAENTDPAGSGAADGPAPDRADGPLGALNALIGLENVKQQVGTLVNLTQLAQRREKLGMPAPPMSRHLIFAGPPGTGKTTVARLYGSILAELGSLRSGHLVEVSRADLVAQVVGGTAIKTTETFQRALGGVLFIDEAYTLTADSGNGGADFGREAVDTLLKLMEDHRDDVVVVAAGYSREMESFLGSNPGLASRFSRTVEFENYSVPELVAIMENMCAQHQYELGEGTAEALAAHFEAMPRDAGFGNGRAARGVFEEMVDRQAVRLASLAQVGERDLRLLLPEDVSATAAAKAAETAVPGDDPLTRLGDMIGLAEVKRDVADLVNLITTARHRAAAGLPVPSLSHHLVFTGPPGTGKTTVARLYGEILTQLGILERGQLIEAARADLVGRYIGHTAQLTREVFERARGGVLFIDEAYTLTPRGSGADFGQEAVDTLLKLMEDHRDEVVVIVAGYTDEMQHFLASNPGLSSRFPRRIAFADYSSEELVTIVRSQATSMGYECGPGTGPLLKEYFDALPRDRSFGNARLARQVVESMVTRQAGRLSSLAAPTLDDLRILTPEDVVAAAPKAAGR; from the coding sequence GTGTCGCGCCAGGTACTGACGGTAGGGCCCGGGGACCGGGACCGCTACCGGACGATCGGTGAGGCACTCGCTGCTGCCCGTACCGGCGCGCTCATCAGCGTCCGGCCCGGGACGTACGCCGAGAACCTGGTGATCAACACCAGGGTGACCCTCACCGCCGCCGAAGGGCGGGGCACCGTGGAGATCCGGCCGCGCACGGGCAGCGTGCTCGCGCTGCGCGCCGACGCGGTGATGCTGTCCGAACTGACCCTGCGCGGCGGCGACGCCGAGCTGCCCGCGGTCGACGTGCGGCGCGGACAGGCCGCGTTCGACGGCTGCGAGGTGGTCGGCGCCGCCTGGACCGCGATGCTCGCCGGCGGCACCGGCTCGCTCGCGCTGCGGGACTGCCGGGTGAGCAACCCGCAGGGCGCGGGCATCGTGGTCACCTCGAACACACCCACCACCGTGGAGTCCTGCACCCTCGAACACCTGGGCACCAGCGGCCTGGTCCTCGCCGAACAGGGCGAGGCGAGCATGCGCGGCTGCACCGTGCGCGACGCCCGCGGCAACGGACTGCTCGCCAACGGCGACTCCCGCGGCAGCGTCGAGGACTGCGACGTCTCCTCCACCGACAAGCCCTCCATCGCCCTGGAGCAGAACTGCTCCCTGACGGTGGTGCGCACCGTGGTGCACGACACCGGCACCGGCGTGCACCTGAGCAGCTCGGGCCGCACCACCCTGGAGGACGTCCGCGTCACCGGCGCCTCGGCCAACGGCATCACGCTGGCGCAGGGCACCGACCCGGTGCTGCGCCGCTGCCGCGTCTCGCGCACCCGCGGCCACGGCATCCTGGTCACCGACCGGGCGCGCGGCACCTTCGAGGACTGCTGGATCGACGGCGCGCAGGGCGCGGCGCTGCGCGTCGCCGGGGCCGCCTCCCCGGCGCTGACCGGACTGACGGTCCGCGACTGCGACGACACCGGGCTGCTCCTGGAGGAGGACTCGGCGCCGGAACTGGACCGCCTGGAGGTGATCGGCGGTTCCCCCGCCGTCCTGGTGCGCGGCGGTGCCAACCCGCTGCTGCGCCGGGCCCGGCTGGTGGAGCCCTCCGGTGACGGCATCGCGGCCACCAAGGACGCCCGCGGCCGCGCCGAGGACTGCGAGATCGTCCGGCCGAACGGCGTGGGCGTACGGGTGGGCTCCGGCAGCACCCTCTACCTGGCCGGCGGCGGGGTCTCCGACACCGCCACCAACGGCCTGGTCGTGGAGGACGGCGGCAACGTCACCGTGCGCGACTTCCGCGTCGAGATATCCGGCGAGGACGGCGTGGTCGTCGCCGCGGGCGGCGAACTGACCGCCAACCGCACCGCCGTGCACGCCCCCCAGGGCCACGGCTACCTGCTCCACGAGGGGGCGCTCGCCTCGCTCAGCGGCTGCGAGGCCACCGGCGGCGCCCAGGACGGCTTCCGGGTGGAGTCCACCGCGCCGGTCTCCCTGGTGAACTGCCTCGCCCGGGAGAACGCGGGCGGCGGCCTGGTGCAGACCGCGCCCGGCGAACGGCTCGCCGTGGAGGGCCTGAACAGCACCGGCAACGGCAAGCGGGACGCCTGGGGCAGCGGCAGCGCCGAGAACACCGACCCGGCCGGCTCCGGCGCCGCCGACGGGCCCGCGCCGGACCGCGCGGACGGCCCGCTCGGCGCCCTCAACGCGCTGATCGGCCTGGAGAACGTCAAGCAGCAGGTGGGCACCCTGGTCAACCTGACCCAGCTCGCCCAGCGCCGCGAGAAGCTCGGCATGCCCGCCCCGCCGATGAGCCGCCACCTGATCTTCGCCGGCCCGCCCGGCACCGGTAAGACGACGGTCGCCCGCCTCTACGGGTCGATCCTGGCCGAACTGGGCTCGCTGCGCAGCGGCCACCTGGTGGAGGTCTCCCGCGCCGACCTGGTCGCACAGGTCGTCGGCGGTACGGCGATCAAGACCACGGAGACCTTCCAGCGGGCGCTCGGCGGCGTGCTGTTCATCGACGAGGCGTACACACTCACCGCGGACAGCGGCAACGGCGGCGCCGACTTCGGCCGCGAGGCGGTGGACACCCTGCTGAAGCTGATGGAGGACCACCGCGACGACGTGGTGGTGGTCGCGGCCGGCTACTCCCGTGAGATGGAGTCCTTCCTCGGCTCCAACCCCGGTCTGGCCTCCCGCTTCTCGCGGACCGTCGAGTTCGAGAACTACTCCGTGCCCGAGCTGGTCGCCATCATGGAGAACATGTGCGCCCAGCACCAGTACGAGCTGGGCGAGGGCACCGCGGAGGCGCTGGCCGCGCACTTCGAGGCGATGCCGCGGGACGCCGGCTTCGGCAACGGCCGTGCCGCGCGCGGCGTGTTCGAGGAGATGGTTGACCGGCAGGCGGTCCGGCTCGCGTCCCTGGCGCAGGTCGGCGAGCGCGACCTGCGGCTGCTGCTGCCGGAGGACGTCTCCGCCACCGCCGCCGCGAAGGCCGCCGAGACCGCCGTCCCCGGGGACGACCCGCTGACCCGCCTCGGCGACATGATCGGCCTGGCGGAGGTGAAGCGCGACGTCGCGGACCTGGTCAACCTCATCACCACCGCACGCCACCGCGCCGCCGCCGGCCTGCCGGTGCCCTCGCTCAGCCACCACCTGGTCTTCACCGGCCCGCCCGGCACCGGCAAGACCACCGTCGCCCGCCTCTACGGCGAGATCCTGACCCAGCTCGGCATCCTCGAACGCGGCCAGCTGATCGAGGCGGCCCGCGCCGACCTGGTCGGCCGCTACATCGGACACACCGCCCAGCTCACCCGCGAGGTCTTCGAGCGGGCCCGCGGCGGTGTGCTGTTCATCGACGAGGCCTACACCCTCACCCCGCGCGGCAGCGGCGCCGACTTCGGCCAGGAGGCGGTGGACACGCTGCTGAAGCTGATGGAGGACCACCGCGACGAGGTCGTCGTCATCGTCGCCGGATACACCGACGAGATGCAGCACTTCCTCGCCTCCAACCCGGGCCTGTCCTCCCGCTTCCCGCGCCGGATCGCCTTCGCCGACTACTCCTCCGAGGAACTGGTCACCATCGTGCGCTCCCAGGCCACGAGCATGGGCTACGAGTGCGGGCCGGGCACCGGACCGCTGCTCAAGGAGTACTTCGACGCGCTGCCCAGGGACCGCTCCTTCGGCAACGCCCGCCTGGCCCGCCAGGTGGTCGAGTCGATGGTCACCCGGCAGGCGGGACGGCTCAGTTCGCTGGCCGCGCCCACCCTGGACGACCTGCGCATCCTCACCCCCGAGGACGTCGTGGCCGCGGCGCCGAAGGCGGCCGGCCGATGA
- a CDS encoding ricin-type beta-trefoil lectin domain protein, whose protein sequence is MTRSAQQPPASPGAESGSDGEKTAAAAAVAATTSGPRAEAQTETGRQPRPAAGPTEAKSSEAGSGTKPSGAEETPAPDAAATAPGTDAGTGPATAAAPGGRTGAEAENEADPGAAAAAKSRLPALVRTMTATAIDRPQPRTGPVGRPGKAVLSGAAVAGALLVSVPFLLLGGNDDKGPRTSSAAAGTVLGGDGQETPGDFAVTEPSTGPSDDDGKKTEKSEKPEEPVRKAPASPPAEEKDKDEDEPKKDSGKKDEPDGRSGGSADGGDKDKPAPPSTAVTFSAPVSLRSHLSGRCLDVPDGNFGDGQQLWVWDCNNTAAQKLQFASDGTIRIADKCLDVANADFNNGTPIQITWCNGNDAQQFVLNERHDLVNTVVGMCVDIKDNNSGNGAWLHLWTCLGTDNQKWSV, encoded by the coding sequence GTGACGCGTTCGGCCCAGCAACCCCCCGCCTCCCCGGGAGCGGAATCCGGATCCGACGGCGAGAAGACGGCCGCGGCCGCCGCCGTGGCCGCCACCACCTCAGGGCCGCGGGCCGAGGCCCAGACGGAGACCGGCCGGCAGCCCCGGCCCGCCGCCGGGCCCACGGAGGCGAAGTCCTCCGAGGCCGGGAGCGGTACGAAGCCGTCCGGGGCCGAGGAGACGCCCGCGCCGGACGCCGCGGCCACCGCCCCCGGCACGGACGCCGGCACCGGGCCCGCCACCGCGGCCGCCCCCGGCGGCCGGACCGGGGCCGAAGCGGAGAACGAGGCCGACCCCGGCGCCGCCGCGGCCGCCAAGAGCCGGCTGCCCGCCCTCGTACGCACCATGACCGCGACCGCGATCGACCGGCCGCAGCCGCGGACCGGACCGGTGGGACGGCCCGGCAAGGCCGTCCTGAGCGGCGCCGCGGTCGCCGGTGCGCTGCTCGTGTCGGTGCCGTTCCTGCTGCTCGGCGGCAACGACGACAAGGGCCCCAGGACCTCCTCGGCGGCGGCCGGCACCGTACTCGGCGGGGACGGGCAGGAGACACCCGGCGACTTCGCCGTCACCGAACCCAGCACCGGCCCCTCGGACGACGACGGGAAGAAGACCGAGAAGTCCGAGAAGCCGGAGGAGCCGGTACGGAAGGCTCCCGCGTCCCCTCCCGCCGAGGAGAAGGACAAGGACGAGGACGAGCCGAAGAAGGACTCCGGCAAGAAGGACGAGCCGGACGGCAGGAGCGGCGGATCGGCGGACGGCGGCGACAAGGACAAGCCCGCACCGCCCTCCACGGCCGTCACCTTCAGCGCCCCCGTCTCCCTGCGCAGCCACCTCTCGGGCCGCTGTCTCGACGTACCGGACGGCAACTTCGGCGACGGCCAGCAACTGTGGGTGTGGGACTGCAACAACACCGCCGCGCAGAAGCTGCAGTTCGCCTCCGACGGCACCATCCGCATCGCGGACAAGTGCCTGGACGTGGCCAACGCCGACTTCAACAACGGCACGCCCATCCAGATCACCTGGTGCAACGGCAACGACGCCCAGCAGTTCGTCCTCAACGAACGCCACGACCTGGTCAACACGGTCGTCGGCATGTGCGTCGACATCAAGGACAACAACTCCGGCAACGGGGCCTGGCTGCACCTGTGGACCTGCCTGGGCACCGACAACCAGAAGTGGAGCGTCTGA